The proteins below are encoded in one region of Candidatus Parvarchaeota archaeon:
- the sppA gene encoding signal peptide peptidase SppA yields MDKKANRRHGLDLATGAGASNQQATKEKKDYRLVLLVIFGLVISVGAILGFMILSGIGDGIGGKKEGFSKGLFDSGCIGVVDIRGEIISDDISPGLFSQGVAGSSTIASRIAQADSRDDVKAILLVVDSPGGSVVATREIYDALEASKKPKVAYFREVAASGGYYVGAATDYIVSEPAALTGSIGVRATFTDLSPLFEKIGVNTTIVKSGRFKDIGDSTRPMTDEEKKIIQSMVDEIFEDFKSAVLKHRAGKID; encoded by the coding sequence ATGGATAAAAAGGCGAATAGACGCCATGGGCTTGACCTGGCAACAGGGGCAGGCGCAAGCAACCAGCAGGCGACAAAAGAAAAAAAAGACTATAGGCTTGTCTTGCTTGTAATTTTTGGGCTTGTGATTTCAGTTGGGGCAATTCTTGGGTTCATGATACTTTCCGGAATAGGAGATGGAATAGGCGGAAAGAAGGAAGGATTTTCCAAGGGGCTTTTTGACTCTGGCTGCATTGGCGTTGTTGACATTCGCGGGGAGATAATTTCTGATGACATAAGCCCCGGGCTATTTAGTCAGGGGGTTGCAGGCTCCTCAACAATTGCAAGCAGGATTGCACAGGCCGACAGTCGGGACGATGTCAAGGCAATTTTGCTTGTGGTTGATTCCCCAGGCGGCTCGGTTGTAGCGACAAGGGAAATTTATGATGCGCTTGAGGCAAGCAAAAAGCCTAAAGTGGCATACTTTAGGGAAGTGGCGGCCTCTGGCGGGTATTATGTCGGGGCAGCTACTGACTACATTGTCTCAGAGCCTGCGGCCCTTACAGGAAGCATTGGAGTCAGGGCGACATTTACCGACTTGAGCCCGCTTTTTGAAAAAATAGGCGTGAACACGACTATCGTGAAATCAGGCAGGTTCAAGGATATTGGCGACAGCACAAGACCCATGACTGATGAGGAAAAAAAGATAATTCAATCCATGGTGGATGAGATATTTGAGGACTTCAAGTCAGCAGTGCTCAAGCACAGGGCAGGTAAAATAGAC
- a CDS encoding CDP-2,3-bis-(O-geranylgeranyl)-sn-glycerol synthase gives MGILLFIMPAYFANSVPVVLGFGAPIDFGRNFVDGKRLFGDGKTIRGFVAGILAGTLIGLLQAVFLPETQFALYNNAQGHALAGFLLSSGTMLGDLAGSFFKRRLGYKRGQPSFLLDQLFFLLVALALVFPFAPKFVLDAPNLAFLFAFTYFMHVASNYAANRLGLKKVPW, from the coding sequence ATGGGCATTTTGCTTTTCATCATGCCCGCCTATTTTGCAAACTCAGTGCCTGTCGTATTGGGGTTTGGGGCGCCAATTGACTTTGGACGGAATTTCGTTGACGGAAAGCGGCTGTTTGGGGATGGAAAGACGATTAGGGGATTTGTGGCAGGCATACTTGCAGGTACTTTAATCGGGCTTCTCCAGGCCGTCTTTCTTCCTGAAACACAGTTTGCCCTCTACAATAATGCGCAAGGCCATGCCCTCGCAGGCTTTCTTCTCTCAAGCGGCACAATGCTTGGGGATTTGGCAGGCAGCTTTTTCAAGCGCAGGCTTGGCTACAAGAGAGGCCAGCCTTCGTTTTTGCTTGACCAGCTCTTTTTCCTGCTTGTTGCCCTGGCGCTGGTCTTTCCATTTGCGCCAAAGTTTGTGCTTGACGCGCCAAACCTGGCATTCCTTTTTGCTTTCACCTACTTTATGCATGTGGCAAGCAATTATGCTGCAAACAGGCTTGGTCTAAAAAAAGTTCCCTGGTAA
- a CDS encoding HEAT repeat domain-containing protein yields the protein MARLKGGKKQLPAQVSGAVAADISQTKLDVRGDDFSSYSTEKLISLSFDENPKIRIRVVYELSKRSNDPTAVFGLIELCADKNESVKQTAKLELAKIEGDSEASKLEQLFLQKKDEDPNPESVRKKLMPSIEKLFSQKGKSHMSGSIEKLFVDGKGTDSSSSAGKPQESLSGIPMISHSGQSQKPEPDEIETIGEGVLQTKPQPGMHGHEKQETKAHFAGQEVSEDEAHIEPLEADKAAAKAEDEKKLPQDSAKQVQATSGLEAPSQPDMKPGAIATTVLALAKKPGITEKDLKSEEKRLLQKINMEVRSAFAAAKQLLGANSPKRAGELKEGMEKIATEELDVSGIEKVEIKKGKKSTFVYRISLKDSTGQCIAYVQEAKGNGIEVGDRLKFSGCSFEKNQLTGEECLLLGPRSKLVIIR from the coding sequence ATGGCAAGGCTAAAGGGGGGCAAAAAGCAGTTACCGGCGCAAGTTTCCGGTGCAGTGGCAGCTGATATTTCACAGACAAAGCTTGATGTGAGGGGTGACGATTTTTCATCCTACAGCACTGAAAAACTCATTTCACTCTCATTTGACGAAAACCCAAAAATAAGGATTCGCGTGGTCTATGAGCTTTCAAAAAGAAGCAATGACCCTACGGCAGTTTTCGGCCTTATTGAGCTTTGCGCCGACAAGAACGAGAGCGTCAAGCAGACAGCAAAACTCGAGCTTGCAAAAATAGAAGGGGACTCGGAGGCCTCAAAGCTGGAGCAGCTGTTTTTGCAGAAAAAAGACGAGGACCCAAATCCGGAAAGCGTGAGAAAAAAACTCATGCCTTCAATTGAAAAACTGTTTTCCCAAAAAGGGAAAAGCCACATGTCTGGCAGCATAGAAAAGCTGTTTGTGGATGGAAAGGGAACGGATTCATCAAGTTCTGCAGGCAAACCGCAGGAAAGTCTTTCCGGAATACCGATGATTTCCCATTCCGGACAATCGCAAAAGCCCGAGCCAGATGAAATTGAGACGATTGGCGAAGGAGTCTTGCAAACAAAGCCTCAGCCAGGCATGCACGGGCATGAGAAACAAGAAACAAAAGCGCATTTTGCTGGGCAGGAAGTCAGTGAAGATGAGGCCCATATTGAGCCATTAGAGGCGGATAAGGCTGCGGCAAAGGCAGAAGATGAAAAAAAATTGCCGCAAGATTCGGCAAAGCAGGTGCAGGCAACATCGGGCCTTGAAGCGCCAAGTCAGCCAGATATGAAGCCCGGGGCAATTGCAACAACTGTCCTGGCACTTGCAAAAAAGCCAGGCATAACAGAAAAGGATTTGAAAAGCGAGGAAAAGAGGCTGCTTCAAAAAATCAATATGGAAGTGAGGTCTGCCTTTGCTGCGGCAAAGCAGCTGCTTGGAGCAAATTCGCCAAAAAGGGCAGGAGAGCTAAAGGAGGGCATGGAAAAGATTGCAACCGAGGAGCTTGATGTCAGCGGCATTGAAAAAGTCGAGATAAAAAAGGGAAAAAAGAGCACTTTTGTATACCGGATTTCCCTGAAGGATTCGACAGGGCAGTGCATCGCATATGTCCAGGAGGCAAAGGGGAACGGGATTGAGGTTGGGGACAGGCTAAAGTTCTCTGGCTGCAGCTTCGAAAAAAACCAGCTGACAGGGGAGGAGTGCCTGCTTCTAGGGCCGCGCTCAAAGCTTGTGATAATAAGATAG
- a CDS encoding glycosyltransferase, whose amino-acid sequence MATKNGQGQAIKKIQGLVDPGHKTIVPIKGDLVPKHGHIKASVVIPAFMEEKNIASTLQSLSGQKVSFNFEVIVSDASSTDKTVKIAKSRGAKVLISPKTTIGVGRAIGLLAAKGEILVFTSADTVFEQGWLQNIVAPFENPGVAAVLGRFRPKEGTVFENFFCDCLLFPAAKLLAYLHMYYANGDAMAIRKSVYTYIGGINRELVTAEDTDIAMRASRIGRVVFCDSARAIISMRRIRKWGYPRFILFHTANFFMTTLFNKPFGKYEAIRD is encoded by the coding sequence ATGGCGACAAAAAACGGGCAGGGGCAGGCCATTAAAAAGATCCAGGGCCTTGTTGACCCAGGGCACAAAACCATTGTGCCGATTAAAGGCGACCTTGTGCCAAAGCATGGGCACATCAAGGCAAGCGTTGTCATACCAGCTTTCATGGAAGAGAAAAACATCGCCTCAACCCTGCAGTCATTGTCAGGGCAGAAGGTTTCTTTCAACTTTGAAGTAATTGTATCTGACGCCTCCAGTACTGACAAGACGGTAAAAATTGCAAAGTCCCGGGGGGCCAAGGTCTTGATTAGCCCAAAAACCACAATCGGTGTTGGTAGGGCCATCGGGCTGCTTGCGGCCAAAGGCGAGATACTTGTCTTTACAAGCGCAGACACGGTTTTTGAGCAAGGATGGCTGCAAAACATCGTGGCCCCATTTGAAAATCCGGGCGTTGCCGCAGTTCTTGGCCGCTTTAGGCCAAAAGAGGGCACGGTTTTTGAAAATTTCTTTTGCGACTGCCTGCTTTTCCCTGCGGCAAAACTCCTTGCATATCTGCACATGTATTATGCAAACGGGGATGCGATGGCAATAAGAAAAAGCGTCTATACCTATATTGGGGGGATTAACAGGGAGCTTGTGACTGCCGAGGACACGGACATTGCAATGCGGGCGTCAAGGATTGGCAGGGTCGTGTTTTGCGATTCGGCAAGGGCCATAATATCCATGCGCCGGATTAGAAAGTGGGGCTACCCGCGCTTTATCCTTTTCCACACGGCAAATTTTTTCATGACAACACTGTTCAACAAGCCGTTTGGAAAGTATGAGGCAATACGGGATTGA